The Pan paniscus chromosome 15, NHGRI_mPanPan1-v2.0_pri, whole genome shotgun sequence genome includes a window with the following:
- the PPP1R3E gene encoding protein phosphatase 1 regulatory subunit 3E: protein MSRERPPGTDIPRNLSFIAALTERAYYRSQRPSLEEEPEEEPGEGGTRFGARSRAHAPSRGRRARSAPAGGGGSRAPRSRSPDTRKRVRFADALGLELAAVRRFRPGELPRVPRHVQIQLQRDALRHFAPCQPRARGLQEARAALEPASEPGFAARLQAQRICLERAEAGPLGVAGSARVLDLAYKKRVSVRWSADGWRSQREAPAAYAGPAPPPPRADRFAFRLPAPPIGGALLFALRYRVTGHEFWDNNGGRDYALRGPEHPGSGGAPEPQGWIHFI from the exons ATGTCCCGTGAGCGGCCCCCGGGCACCGACATTCCCCGCAACCTGAGCTTCATCGCCGCGCTAACGGAGCGCGCCTACTACCGTAGCCAGCGGCCCAGCCTCGAGGAGGAGCCGGAGGAGGAGCCAGGCGAGGGCGGGACGCGGTTCGGGGCCCGATCCCGCGCTCACGCACCGAGTCGGGGCCGCCGGGCCCGCTCTGCACCAGCCGGAGGCGGCGGGTCCCGGGCGCCCCGCAGCCGTAGCCCAGACACCCGCAAGAGAGTGCGTTTCGCCGACGCACTGGGGTTGGAGCTGGCTGCCGTGCGCCGCTTCCGTCCCGGTGAGCTGCCCCGGGTGCCCCGCCACGTGCAGATCCAATTGCAGAGGGACGCCCTCCGCCACTTCGCGCCCTGCCAGCCCCGCGCCCGCGGCCTCCAG GAGGCGCGCGCCGCCCTGGAGCCGGCCAGCGAGCCCGGCTTCGCCGCCCGCTTGCAGGCGCAGCGAATCTGCCTGGAACGCGCCGAGGCGGGCCCGCTGGGCGTGGCCGGGAGCGCGCGCGTGCTGGACCTGGCCTACAAGAAGCGCGTGAGCGTGCGCTGGAGCGCCGACGGCTGGCGGAGCCAACGCGAGGCGCCAGCCGCCTACGCCGgtccggccccgcccccgccgcgcGCCGACCGCTTCGCCTTCCGCCTGCCCGCGCCGCCGATTGGGGGCGCCCTGCTCTTCGCCTTGCGCTACCGTGTGACAGGTCACGAGTTCTGGGACAACAACGGCGGCCGTGACTATGCTCTACGTGGGCCCGAGCACCCGGGCAGTGGCGGAGCCCCGGAGCCGCAGGGCTGGATCCACTTTATCTGA
- the PABPN1 gene encoding polyadenylate-binding protein 2 isoform X2, whose translation MATPASAPDTRALVADFVGYKLRQKGYVCGAGPGEGPAADPLHQAMRAAGDEFETRFQRTFSDLAAQLHVTPGSAQQRFTQVSDELFQGGPNWGRLVAFFVFGAALCAESVNKEMEPLVGQVQEWMVAYLETRLADWIHSSGGWAEFTALYGDGALEEARRLREGNWASVRTVLTGAVALGALVTVGAFFASK comes from the exons ATGGCgaccccagcctcagccccagaCACACGGGCTCTGGTGGCAGACTTTGTAGGTTataagctgaggcagaagggttaTGTCTGTGGAGCTGGCCCCGGGGAGGGCCCAGCAGCTGACCCGCTGCACCAAGCCATGCGGGCAGCTGGAGATGAGTTCGAGACCCGCTTCCAGCGCACCTTCTCTGATCTGGCGGCTCAGCTGCATGTGACCCCAGGCTCAGCCCAACAACGCTTCACCCAGGTCTCCGATGAACTTTTTCAAGGGGGCCCCAACTGGGGCCGCCTTGTAGCCTTCTTTGTCTTTGGGGCTGCACTGTGTGCTGAGAGTGTCAACAAGGAGATGGAACCACTGGTGGGACAAGTGCAGGAGTGGATGGTGGCCTACCTGGAGACGCGGCTGGCTGACTGGATCCACAGCAGTGGGGGCTGG GCGGAGTTCACAGCTCTATACGGGGACGGGGCCCTGGAGGAGGCGCGGCGTCTGCGGGAGGGGAACTGGGCATCAGTGAGGACAGTGCTGACGGGGGCCGTGGCACTGGGGGCCCTGGTAACTGTAGGGGCCTTTTTTGCTAGCAAGTGA